Proteins found in one Candidatus Poribacteria bacterium genomic segment:
- a CDS encoding TlyA family RNA methyltransferase, which yields MQRIDTFLVEHDFVESREQAKRLILAGEVAVNGNTQIKPGQQIPANAKVVVKQQQKYVSRGGLKLEKALRVFDVNVQNRVALDVGASTGGFTDCLLQHDAKFVHAVDVGYGQLAWKLRKHPQVQTIDRTNIRHLTPAHLKTEALRDSENVISIAVIDVSFISLRTVLPSVIRLLTQQNGYQSSVRFFCEKPFGCQLKDGLTESESSLTLTNNSSTDTFAKARVVGQNRQPITDNYNIIALLKPQFEAGKAYVKKGGIVSDKHVHIQTIDNLSAFVTEKLGAIVMGVTYSPIHRDIGNIEYLLWLTIDLNSQARNPEDYLQSQQTTAEIVAEAHEVFEN from the coding sequence ATGCAACGGATAGACACCTTTCTGGTAGAGCACGACTTCGTAGAGAGCCGGGAACAGGCGAAACGACTTATCCTCGCGGGCGAAGTGGCGGTTAACGGAAACACCCAGATTAAGCCGGGACAGCAGATTCCAGCCAATGCGAAGGTCGTCGTCAAGCAGCAACAAAAATATGTAAGCCGTGGCGGACTCAAGTTAGAAAAGGCGTTACGCGTCTTTGACGTAAACGTTCAGAATCGGGTTGCGCTTGATGTTGGGGCATCAACAGGAGGGTTCACAGACTGCCTTCTCCAGCACGATGCAAAATTCGTCCATGCTGTTGATGTTGGTTACGGACAACTCGCGTGGAAACTCCGTAAGCATCCACAAGTCCAGACGATTGATAGGACGAACATCCGACATCTAACACCAGCACACCTAAAAACAGAAGCGTTGCGCGACAGCGAAAACGTTATCTCTATCGCTGTGATTGATGTCTCCTTTATCTCTTTGAGAACAGTCTTGCCGAGTGTCATCAGACTTCTTACACAGCAAAATGGTTATCAGTCATCGGTTCGGTTTTTCTGCGAAAAACCTTTCGGTTGTCAGTTAAAAGATGGATTGACTGAATCAGAGTCCTCTTTAACCTTGACTAACAACTCGTCTACAGATACTTTTGCTAAGGCGCGAGTTGTTGGTCAAAACCGACAACCGATAACCGACAACTATAATATTATTGCCCTGCTCAAGCCGCAATTTGAAGCTGGGAAGGCATACGTCAAAAAGGGTGGAATTGTGTCCGATAAACACGTGCATATCCAGACGATAGACAACCTGAGTGCTTTCGTCACGGAGAAACTCGGGGCGATAGTGATGGGCGTGACCTATTCGCCAATTCACAGAGACATTGGAAATATTGAATATCTGCTTTGGCTCACAATCGACCTAAATTCTCAAGCACGCAATCCCGAAGATTATCTACAATCTCAACAAACAACTGCTGAGATTGTAGCGGAGGCTCACGAAGTCTTTGAAAATTGA
- the dxs gene encoding 1-deoxy-D-xylulose-5-phosphate synthase, producing the protein MFLEKINSPADLKKLEIDELKALAEEMRAYLLAVLSQHPGHFAPNFGTVELAVALHKVFDTPRDKVIWDIGHQAYPHKLLTGRRESFSTLRQSGGISGFLSRAESEYDVFGAGHSSTSIAAALGIATARDLTNENYKVVAVIGDGGLTGGMAFEALNAAGDFKNDMVVILNDNNMSISATVGAFSKHFHKLTSSPHYNFLRSGVKELLNLIPADATQVARKIEASLKPGTLFEEFGFRYFGPLDGNDLEALIPVLTGIRSLSGPILLHVVTEKGRGYTPAEEDPVGFYSVSGPFNLETGKTIKPKSTTPAYTEVFSRTLIELAKRDARIVGVTAAMPGGTGLDKFADAFPSRCFDIGLAEQCAVTFAGGLAAQGMRPVAAIYSTFLQRSYDQVLHDVCIQNLPVIFALDRAGLVGADGPTHHGVFDLAYLRSIPNMVVMAPKDENELRSMVKTALVYEAGPIAFRYPRGTGIGVKIAAEPKALPIGKSEIVREGEDVLVLAIGNRVYPALEAAQTLADSGISATVVNARFVKPLDTTTILPLAERIGKVITIEDGVVMGGFGSAVLEALAAAGIKDVQVTNLGIPDDFVEHGDVQYLYALCQCDADAIVRTAKAWNS; encoded by the coding sequence ATGTTCTTAGAAAAAATCAATAGCCCCGCAGATTTAAAAAAACTGGAGATTGACGAACTCAAGGCACTTGCTGAAGAGATGCGCGCCTATCTATTGGCGGTGCTCTCACAGCATCCAGGACATTTTGCGCCGAACTTCGGAACCGTCGAATTGGCGGTAGCGTTACATAAAGTGTTCGATACCCCACGCGACAAAGTCATCTGGGACATCGGACATCAAGCGTATCCGCATAAGCTGCTTACTGGAAGGCGAGAGTCGTTCTCAACCCTCCGACAAAGTGGGGGCATCAGTGGGTTCCTCAGCAGAGCCGAGAGTGAATACGATGTTTTTGGTGCCGGACACTCCAGCACCTCCATTGCCGCCGCGTTAGGCATCGCCACTGCGCGAGACCTTACCAATGAAAATTACAAAGTCGTCGCTGTTATCGGAGACGGTGGATTAACAGGCGGAATGGCGTTTGAAGCGTTGAACGCTGCGGGTGACTTCAAAAACGATATGGTCGTTATCCTCAATGACAACAACATGTCTATTTCAGCGACTGTCGGTGCATTCTCAAAACACTTTCATAAACTCACAAGTTCACCACACTATAACTTCCTCCGCTCTGGTGTCAAAGAGTTGCTGAACTTAATTCCGGCAGATGCAACGCAGGTTGCGCGCAAAATTGAGGCTTCATTGAAACCGGGTACGTTGTTTGAAGAATTCGGATTCCGTTACTTCGGTCCACTTGATGGAAACGATTTAGAGGCGTTAATACCCGTCCTGACTGGAATTCGCAGCCTCTCCGGTCCCATTCTACTCCATGTCGTAACTGAAAAGGGGCGCGGCTATACGCCAGCAGAGGAAGACCCTGTTGGATTCTACAGTGTGAGTGGTCCCTTCAATCTGGAGACCGGAAAAACAATCAAACCGAAATCCACAACACCCGCCTACACGGAGGTCTTCAGTCGAACCTTGATTGAGTTAGCGAAACGCGATGCACGGATCGTCGGTGTGACAGCAGCGATGCCGGGTGGTACGGGACTTGATAAGTTTGCCGACGCGTTTCCGAGTCGATGCTTTGACATCGGCTTGGCAGAGCAGTGCGCTGTCACCTTTGCCGGCGGACTTGCTGCACAAGGGATGCGTCCCGTCGCCGCCATCTATTCTACTTTCCTACAACGGAGTTACGATCAGGTCCTACACGATGTGTGCATCCAAAACCTCCCTGTTATCTTTGCTTTGGACAGAGCCGGGCTTGTAGGGGCGGACGGACCGACACACCACGGCGTTTTCGATTTGGCATATCTCCGTTCTATCCCAAACATGGTCGTCATGGCACCGAAAGATGAGAACGAATTGCGATCTATGGTAAAAACGGCACTCGTCTATGAAGCGGGTCCCATTGCGTTTCGTTACCCGCGCGGCACCGGCATAGGGGTAAAGATTGCTGCGGAACCGAAGGCATTACCGATCGGAAAAAGTGAAATCGTTAGAGAAGGTGAAGATGTCCTTGTGCTCGCTATTGGCAACCGAGTTTACCCCGCGCTTGAAGCTGCACAAACCTTAGCGGATTCAGGCATTTCCGCGACGGTTGTAAACGCACGCTTCGTAAAACCGTTAGATACTACAACGATCCTTCCGCTTGCGGAACGCATCGGTAAGGTAATTACGATAGAAGATGGTGTGGTGATGGGCGGTTTCGGGAGTGCAGTTTTGGAGGCACTCGCTGCAGCGGGTATCAAAGACGTGCAGGTCACAAATCTCGGAATCCCGGACGATTTTGTTGAGCACGGTGACGTACAGTACCTCTATGCCCTATGCCAATGCGATGCCGATGCAATCGTCCGTACAGCAAAGGCATGGAATAGTTAA
- the xseB gene encoding exodeoxyribonuclease VII small subunit, with protein MTFEEKLTKLTQIVEQLEEGNELPLEDSLKFFEEGIGLVVSCRQMLENAEQRIENVLETHNA; from the coding sequence ATGACCTTTGAAGAAAAACTCACAAAACTAACACAAATTGTTGAACAACTCGAGGAAGGCAATGAACTACCGCTTGAAGACTCCCTCAAATTCTTTGAGGAAGGCATTGGTTTGGTCGTATCATGCAGGCAGATGCTTGAAAATGCTGAACAACGAATAGAAAACGTTCTCGAAACACATAACGCTTAA
- the xseA gene encoding exodeoxyribonuclease VII large subunit: protein MQLEFSMPTRTVRSVSEITDLLKNLIEQHPHLQNVWVQGQVSNCRRAGSGHTYFTLKDANSQISCVLFRSSAARLRFLPRDGEEVLVQGRVGIYAPQGSYQITVNAVEPLGIGALQRAFEELKQQLAEEGLFDAEHKKPLPKFPKKIGVVTSETGAAFQDICQQLRKRYPLAEVLLHPTLVQGDGAPEGIVHALQVMNQREDIDVLIVGRGGGSMEDLWAFNEERVARAIFAATIPVVSAVGHETDFTIADMVADHRAPTPSAAVEHIVPDQDELFAQLDGLDGWLRGIANNRLQGHKTRLQELETRLAPMRRKDAIYQLYQIVDTLEAACRTAIDRRRTDSERELHTLAQRLNALSPLATLQRGYSISRKTDGEVLTAAEQVSIGDRIEVQLAQGHLACRIEELLDEDHQR, encoded by the coding sequence ATGCAATTAGAATTTTCGATGCCAACAAGGACTGTCCGTAGTGTCAGTGAAATAACAGATTTGTTGAAAAACCTGATAGAGCAACACCCACATCTTCAAAATGTATGGGTGCAAGGTCAGGTTTCAAATTGTAGGCGCGCAGGTTCTGGGCATACCTATTTCACACTCAAGGATGCGAATAGTCAAATCAGTTGTGTTCTCTTCAGGAGCAGTGCGGCCCGACTTCGGTTTTTACCGCGTGATGGCGAAGAGGTGCTGGTACAAGGGCGGGTCGGTATTTACGCCCCTCAAGGATCCTACCAAATTACGGTTAATGCCGTGGAGCCGCTTGGAATTGGCGCGTTGCAAAGAGCCTTTGAAGAATTGAAACAGCAACTCGCTGAAGAGGGTTTGTTTGATGCTGAGCACAAAAAGCCACTGCCAAAATTTCCGAAGAAAATCGGTGTGGTCACCTCAGAGACAGGCGCGGCATTTCAGGACATTTGCCAACAACTCCGTAAACGGTATCCGTTAGCCGAAGTGTTGCTACATCCGACACTTGTCCAAGGCGACGGCGCACCAGAAGGGATTGTCCATGCACTGCAGGTGATGAATCAGCGAGAGGATATAGATGTGTTAATCGTTGGTCGCGGCGGTGGATCGATGGAGGATCTCTGGGCATTCAACGAAGAACGTGTTGCGCGTGCAATCTTCGCCGCTACGATTCCGGTTGTGTCTGCTGTCGGACATGAAACAGATTTCACAATCGCTGATATGGTCGCAGATCATCGTGCGCCAACCCCGTCAGCAGCAGTTGAACATATCGTTCCAGACCAAGACGAACTTTTCGCACAACTCGATGGACTTGATGGGTGGCTTCGCGGGATAGCGAACAATCGACTGCAAGGACACAAAACACGTCTACAAGAACTTGAAACAAGGCTCGCACCGATGCGGCGCAAGGATGCTATATATCAACTTTACCAGATAGTAGACACTTTAGAGGCTGCTTGCCGTACAGCGATAGACCGCCGACGCACCGATAGCGAACGCGAACTCCATACACTCGCGCAACGTCTAAACGCGTTGAGTCCATTAGCCACATTGCAGCGCGGGTACAGTATCAGTCGAAAAACAGATGGTGAGGTATTAACGGCAGCTGAACAGGTATCAATAGGCGACAGAATTGAGGTCCAATTGGCACAGGGACACCTCGCTTGTCGCATTGAAGAATTATTGGACGAAGATCATCAAAGGTAA
- a CDS encoding TIGR00282 family metallophosphoesterase, whose translation MKILFIGDIVGNPGRTATTQFLQAHQHEYDFIIVNGENAAGGKGLTFEIVDQLLASGVSAITTGNHVWDNKDIFGFVDTTPQLIRPANYPTEVPGRGVTIVTSNDGQTQLGVINLAGQLFMSPYTNPFHAFNEILPEVKAVTPYVLLDFHAEATSEKMAMGWHADGRIGAVIGTHTHVQTADARVLPQGTAYITDVGMTGPYDSVIGTRIDHVLERFLTMMPIRFAVAKDNVKLCGAEIELDETTGMAISIVPLQQQY comes from the coding sequence ATGAAGATACTGTTTATTGGAGACATCGTTGGAAATCCAGGTAGAACTGCGACAACGCAATTTCTGCAAGCACATCAGCACGAGTACGATTTTATCATTGTTAACGGAGAAAACGCGGCGGGTGGAAAAGGGTTAACGTTTGAAATCGTTGACCAACTCTTGGCATCTGGGGTCTCCGCGATTACGACTGGAAATCATGTTTGGGACAATAAAGATATTTTCGGTTTCGTAGATACAACCCCGCAGCTCATACGACCCGCGAACTATCCTACTGAGGTTCCCGGACGCGGTGTAACGATTGTTACATCAAACGACGGACAAACCCAACTCGGTGTCATCAATCTCGCCGGGCAGCTTTTCATGAGTCCTTACACCAACCCGTTCCACGCCTTCAACGAGATTTTACCTGAAGTAAAAGCGGTAACGCCGTATGTCCTCCTTGACTTTCATGCAGAAGCAACCTCTGAGAAAATGGCGATGGGGTGGCACGCAGATGGCAGGATCGGCGCGGTGATTGGAACACATACCCACGTTCAGACAGCGGACGCGCGCGTCCTTCCGCAAGGCACCGCTTATATTACAGATGTCGGTATGACGGGTCCTTATGACTCCGTTATCGGCACACGAATAGATCACGTCCTTGAACGGTTTTTGACAATGATGCCCATCCGTTTTGCCGTCGCCAAAGACAACGTCAAACTCTGCGGTGCTGAGATAGAATTAGACGAAACAACAGGAATGGCAATAAGCATTGTGCCGTTGCAACAGCAATATTGA
- the pyrE gene encoding orotate phosphoribosyltransferase — protein MTKTELAKQIREVSYLTGEFLLRSGNISNFYWDKYRFESNPTLLTAIAEEMAKLLPSKCDGLAGLELGGIPLATALSLQTGLPCFYVRKEAKTYGTCNLIEGGVKQGSTLVVIEDVITTAGQVCTSIEQIRAEGYTVEHVIAVIDRQAGGAEKINELGCSFTPVFTLAELEEK, from the coding sequence ATGACAAAAACAGAACTCGCAAAACAGATTCGTGAGGTTTCGTATCTCACAGGAGAATTCTTACTCCGCTCTGGGAATATAAGCAACTTCTATTGGGACAAATACCGGTTTGAGAGTAACCCAACGCTACTTACTGCGATCGCTGAAGAAATGGCGAAATTGCTCCCGTCGAAATGTGATGGTTTAGCAGGCTTAGAATTAGGCGGTATTCCACTCGCAACCGCCCTCTCGTTGCAAACAGGACTGCCTTGCTTCTACGTCCGGAAAGAAGCGAAAACTTATGGCACCTGTAACCTCATAGAGGGAGGCGTTAAGCAGGGTAGCACACTTGTCGTGATAGAGGATGTGATTACAACCGCTGGACAGGTCTGCACGTCTATTGAGCAGATTCGCGCCGAGGGATACACAGTCGAACATGTTATAGCTGTTATCGACCGACAGGCGGGTGGCGCGGAGAAAATTAATGAACTTGGTTGTTCATTTACCCCTGTGTTCACACTTGCGGAATTAGAAGAAAAGTAA
- a CDS encoding sugar phosphate isomerase/epimerase yields the protein MKIAYAFRRCASYPYNGGALPTEATDRQRFLKHAKEIGFDGIELPPMSLSDAEAKTLRSELEDAGMPCVATRGGGGAARDPQVAAANKQRMIDAVHFAAKMGTGIVNSTVTTPPDNPGGKGTYRGESISQGSSRQASDEDYTRTAKAVSEAAVIAADLGIEISIEIHQNSIADNSSSTLRLLELIDAPNVGINPDLGNIYWTYDIPEETCEAAITAVAPYVNYWHCKSLYRVHIPDLETAIYVQVPLPDGEIDYRFAIAAVLDAGYDGYLAIEGIRDGDQFHQDGRSVAYVKSVLEDLQ from the coding sequence ATGAAGATAGCGTACGCTTTTAGACGATGTGCATCGTATCCGTATAACGGTGGGGCTTTACCCACTGAGGCAACTGATAGACAACGGTTTTTGAAACATGCTAAAGAGATTGGATTCGATGGAATTGAACTTCCGCCGATGAGCCTCTCTGACGCTGAAGCCAAAACGCTCCGTTCGGAACTTGAAGACGCGGGTATGCCATGTGTTGCAACACGTGGTGGTGGTGGTGCTGCAAGGGACCCACAAGTCGCTGCAGCGAACAAACAACGCATGATAGATGCCGTTCACTTCGCTGCGAAAATGGGCACTGGTATTGTTAATTCCACTGTTACGACACCCCCCGACAATCCAGGCGGAAAAGGCACATATCGTGGCGAATCCATCTCACAAGGATCAAGTCGCCAAGCAAGTGATGAAGACTACACACGCACTGCCAAGGCTGTGAGTGAAGCCGCCGTTATCGCCGCGGATCTCGGCATTGAGATCTCCATAGAAATCCATCAAAACTCAATAGCGGACAACAGTTCGTCAACTCTCCGTCTGTTGGAGCTGATTGATGCACCGAATGTCGGCATAAACCCGGACTTAGGTAATATCTACTGGACCTACGATATTCCGGAGGAGACGTGTGAAGCCGCAATCACCGCAGTTGCACCATACGTCAACTATTGGCATTGCAAGAGTCTCTATCGGGTACATATTCCAGATTTGGAAACGGCTATCTACGTCCAAGTCCCGCTGCCCGATGGTGAAATCGACTACCGCTTCGCGATCGCAGCGGTGCTTGATGCTGGCTACGATGGCTATCTGGCGATTGAGGGTATCCGCGACGGCGACCAGTTCCATCAAGATGGTCGGAGCGTGGCGTACGTAAAATCCGTCTTGGAAGATCTGCAGTAA
- a CDS encoding HD domain-containing protein, which yields MTQNGTGKNRIEEAIEVAAEAHHGQYRKGTRTPYITHPYAVGLILMEAGCAEAVIIAGILHDTVEDTELTLEFIRDRFGDHIANIVDGCSENKALRWRARKTERIEALRTASPEVCLVTCADKLHNLRTIISEYDVIGDTVWERFHGGIEDQAWYYRSILGAISDRDVALQKSVECAKLSDQNSGVSTQSDVKDPAPQHEPPDSKDAVNAQLFEQFQRAVAYLFESGS from the coding sequence ATGACGCAGAACGGAACAGGGAAAAACAGGATTGAAGAAGCGATAGAAGTCGCCGCCGAAGCCCACCACGGGCAATATCGGAAAGGCACTCGCACGCCTTATATCACACATCCTTATGCTGTCGGACTTATTTTAATGGAAGCAGGGTGCGCCGAAGCGGTGATTATTGCAGGCATCCTCCATGATACTGTTGAAGACACCGAACTGACATTGGAATTTATCCGGGACCGTTTCGGAGATCATATCGCAAATATCGTCGATGGCTGTTCAGAGAACAAAGCGTTGCGGTGGCGAGCGCGTAAAACCGAACGCATCGAAGCGTTACGAACCGCCAGCCCTGAAGTCTGCCTCGTAACATGTGCTGACAAACTCCACAATCTACGCACTATCATTTCGGAATACGATGTCATTGGTGATACCGTGTGGGAGCGGTTTCACGGTGGCATTGAAGACCAAGCATGGTATTATCGCAGCATCCTCGGTGCAATCTCAGACCGAGATGTCGCTTTACAAAAAAGCGTAGAGTGTGCTAAACTATCTGACCAGAATAGCGGGGTGAGCACCCAATCCGATGTTAAAGACCCCGCACCTCAGCACGAACCACCCGATAGCAAAGACGCTGTAAACGCTCAACTCTTTGAACAGTTCCAGCGGGCTGTAGCCTATCTATTTGAAAGTGGTTCATAG